In Aspergillus fumigatus Af293 chromosome 6, whole genome shotgun sequence, the genomic window GCGATCCAAATACACCACTTGTCCCCCCAATCCCGCCTTCTGCATCTCTATCTTGAAGTCCTCCAGCGAGCTCGCAAACACATCGTAATCATCAAAGTGGATCGGAATGGTCAGGTCAGGCTTGATCAGGCGCACCAGCTCCACGCCCTGTTTCGCATCCATCGTCACCATCATGGTCAGTGGCCACATCTTCGGATGAGGTACCGTCGTGCCTCCAAGATGGATAAGCATCAGGTCGATCTTCTGGCCGTCGAACCGCCGCGGAATCTCCTTGAGTTCATCCACCATCAGCGTATCGCCGGAGATGTAGATGCGATAGCCGACCTCGAAATCGGTTTGCATAGTCTGGGTGCTGCCATAGCCTAATTCAACCATCCATCCGTTGGTGGGGGGAATCTTGATCGTCAATTCATTGCCATGTGTCATCGCAGTGTCAGGAAACTGCTTACTGCCGCCGCGAACTCGTTCAATTTCTCCACGACCTTGTTGGTCGGGATGTGTTTGCCTGGCATTCCTGTGACTCGGATGTGCGGTTGTTTGGTTCTCGAGCTGTCGCCTTTGATATTGACCATCATCTGCTCGAATGGCTCGAGCTCGAACACTTGCTGGAAAGAGTCTGCTCCCTTGGACGTCAATATGGACTTGGCATGGCTGGTAGTGATGATGGGCAGGTCCCGCCGAAGAGATGCTTCGACTTCTTGATCAAAATGATCCCTGCACTGGGTCAGTCTGATGCAGTGGTCGTGGGAGGACGTATATACCCATGGTAGTGAGACAAAAGAACCAAGTCGATCCGAGGCAGTTGGTGCAAGTCAACTGCGGGATTTCTTAGACGCGTTGAAGTCACTCCAGGACCAAGATGGACGTGGTCTCCCGCATGAAGGAAGTTCGGCTATCTTGTCAGTTTGTGCCAGTGTACTACCATGCATTGAACCAACATCGGTCATCAACCTCAGTCCCTCCCATTCACTATCCAGATTAGCATCTCATTGATACAAGACAAGAAGCTACTGACAAGATCGTCGTAGC contains:
- a CDS encoding MBL fold metallo-hydrolase, which produces MKRLSIDPRQDIPPIRDSPATALPASLPKAKNIKTSPARAGEENASVYFVGNATTIFEWEGLRLMTDPNFLHAGDHVHLGPGVTSTRLRNPAVDLHQLPRIDLVLLSHYHGDHFDQEVEASLRRDLPIITTSHAKSILTSKGADSFQQVFELEPFEQMMVNIKGDSSRTKQPHIRVTGMPGKHIPTNKVVEKLNEFAAAIPPTNGWMVELGYGSTQTMQTDFEVGYRIYISGDTLMVDELKEIPRRFDGQKIDLMLIHLGGTTVPHPKMWPLTMMVTMDAKQGVELVRLIKPDLTIPIHFDDYDVFASSLEDFKIEMQKAGLGGQVVYLDRKDAYRFQVRSDLTCTSR